Proteins found in one Aneurinibacillus uraniidurans genomic segment:
- a CDS encoding phospho-sugar mutase: protein MTWKQAYTRWADYIQLDEEIKHELQEARQDEHKLEEWFYRDLEFGTGGLRGEIGPGTNRMNIYTIRKATAGLARWIEAQGEEAKKRGVAIAYDVRRKSNEFAREAARTLGRHGIRVYLFDELRPTPVLSFAVRHLGAYAGIVITASHNPPEYNGYKVYGPDGGQLPPALADEVIGYVGQIENELLIEVADEDELKRTGLLTMIGKEVDEAYIDELRTLCLNPELVRQMGDQVRIVFTPLHGTANKLVRRGLAELGFSQVAVVAEQENPDSEFSTVQSPNPEEHAAFKLAMRDGEKFDADLLLGTDPDADRVGVAVKGESGEYVVLTGNQTGALLLDYIVSQKQKAGTLPVNGAVFKTIVTSEIGRAIAARYGLTTMDTLTGFKFIGEKIREYEESGAFTFVFGYEESYGYLIGDFVRDKDAVQACLLVAEVAAHYKSRGMTIYEGLQEIFQKYGYYLEDLASLTLKGKEGAEKISGLLSAFREAPPEAIGGRSVVICEDYKAGIRSYSREARTEAISLPVSNVLKYILADGSWCCVRPSGTEPKVKFYFGVQGKSMEESRALLASLKSDMLQKVESLLQV, encoded by the coding sequence ATGACGTGGAAACAAGCGTATACACGCTGGGCGGATTACATACAACTGGATGAAGAAATTAAGCATGAACTCCAGGAAGCAAGGCAGGATGAGCACAAGCTAGAAGAATGGTTTTATCGCGATTTGGAATTCGGCACAGGGGGGCTGCGCGGAGAGATCGGGCCAGGAACGAATCGGATGAACATCTATACGATCCGCAAGGCAACAGCAGGACTGGCTCGTTGGATTGAAGCTCAGGGGGAAGAAGCAAAAAAGCGTGGTGTCGCCATTGCGTATGACGTGCGGCGTAAATCAAACGAATTTGCTCGTGAAGCTGCACGTACGCTTGGTCGACATGGCATTCGCGTGTATTTATTTGATGAGCTGCGCCCGACACCGGTGCTTTCTTTTGCTGTGCGTCATCTGGGAGCGTATGCCGGGATTGTGATTACAGCAAGCCACAATCCACCGGAATACAATGGATATAAAGTGTATGGACCGGATGGCGGTCAGCTTCCGCCTGCTCTGGCAGACGAAGTAATTGGATACGTAGGGCAAATCGAAAACGAACTGCTCATTGAAGTAGCTGACGAGGATGAATTAAAGCGGACAGGGCTTCTGACGATGATTGGAAAAGAAGTGGATGAAGCTTATATCGACGAGCTTCGTACGCTGTGTCTGAATCCGGAGTTGGTACGTCAAATGGGCGATCAAGTGCGCATTGTCTTTACTCCGCTTCATGGTACAGCCAATAAGCTGGTGCGGCGTGGGCTTGCTGAGCTTGGATTCTCGCAGGTTGCAGTTGTGGCTGAGCAGGAGAATCCTGATTCTGAATTTTCGACTGTACAGTCGCCGAATCCAGAAGAGCATGCGGCGTTTAAGCTGGCGATGCGTGATGGCGAGAAGTTCGATGCAGATTTGCTGCTTGGTACTGACCCGGATGCAGATCGAGTCGGTGTAGCAGTAAAGGGCGAATCTGGTGAATATGTGGTGCTGACTGGCAATCAGACTGGAGCACTGCTTCTCGATTATATTGTTTCCCAAAAGCAGAAAGCAGGTACGCTTCCTGTGAATGGAGCGGTGTTTAAGACGATTGTTACGTCAGAGATTGGCCGTGCGATTGCTGCGCGATATGGGCTGACAACGATGGACACGTTGACGGGCTTTAAGTTTATCGGAGAGAAAATTCGCGAGTATGAAGAAAGCGGCGCGTTCACATTTGTGTTCGGATACGAAGAAAGTTATGGTTACTTGATCGGTGATTTTGTGCGGGACAAAGATGCGGTGCAGGCATGCCTATTGGTAGCTGAGGTCGCTGCACATTACAAGTCACGCGGTATGACGATATATGAAGGATTGCAAGAAATATTCCAGAAATACGGATACTATCTTGAAGATCTAGCTTCTCTTACGCTTAAAGGCAAAGAGGGGGCAGAAAAAATTAGCGGACTTCTGTCTGCGTTTCGTGAAGCGCCGCCTGAAGCGATTGGTGGACGAAGTGTGGTCATATGTGAAGACTATAAAGCAGGAATCCGTTCTTATAGTAGGGAAGCACGTACCGAAGCTATTTCGCTTCCTGTTTCGAATGTACTAAAATACATTCTTGCAGATGGTTCCTGGTGCTGCGTTCGCCCATCTGGCACAGAACCAAAAGTGAAATTCTATTTTGGTGTTCAGGGGAAAAGCATGGAGGAAAGTCGAGCCTTACTCGCCTCACTTAAATCCGACATGCTGCAAAAGGTAGAAAGCCTGCTTCAGGTATAA